One Synergistaceae bacterium DZ-S4 genomic region harbors:
- a CDS encoding CDGSH iron-sulfur domain-containing protein, whose translation MNEKKIRIIKNGPYVVTGNVDLSEKIIRPEEDKSKDAKYVWEDGGEIAHEEAYALCRCGASKKHPFCDGSHSETGFDGTETASKKPYRERSELIKGRNVDLLDDGRCAGARFCYREKGDAWYLASCDDNSEKIICEAVKSASECPAGRLTALAKDGSCIEPELGPSIDITQDPENYVSGGLYVKGGIPLISADGTEYEQRNRIVLCRCGKSKIKPFCDGTHVEANFKDKCSTCS comes from the coding sequence ATGAACGAAAAAAAGATCAGGATCATAAAAAACGGCCCATATGTCGTAACAGGCAATGTTGACCTCTCGGAAAAGATAATCCGGCCTGAGGAGGACAAGTCAAAGGATGCAAAATATGTATGGGAGGATGGCGGAGAGATAGCACATGAGGAAGCTTACGCCCTATGCCGGTGCGGAGCTTCAAAAAAGCATCCCTTCTGCGACGGCAGCCATTCAGAGACCGGTTTTGACGGGACCGAAACTGCCTCAAAAAAACCCTACAGGGAAAGATCTGAGCTCATTAAAGGCAGGAACGTCGACCTCCTTGACGACGGAAGATGCGCCGGTGCCAGATTTTGCTACAGGGAAAAGGGAGACGCGTGGTATCTCGCCTCATGCGACGACAACTCCGAAAAAATTATTTGCGAGGCAGTCAAGTCCGCCTCTGAATGCCCCGCAGGGAGACTTACGGCCCTTGCGAAGGACGGCTCATGCATAGAACCGGAGCTTGGACCCTCAATAGATATAACCCAGGATCCCGAAAATTACGTCAGCGGTGGGTTATACGTCAAAGGAGGCATACCTCTGATCTCCGCGGACGGTACCGAATACGAGCAAAGAAACCGGATAGTGCTCTGCAGATGCGGGAAATCAAAGATCAAGCCATTTTGCGACGGCACTCATGTAGAGGCCAATTTTAAGGATAAGTGCAGCACATGCAGCTAA